In the genome of Nonomuraea sp. NBC_00507, the window GACGACGCCCGAGGCGTCCTGGTAGTGCAGGCGGATCATGAGGCGGCTGGTGATGGCGTCGGCCATGAGCCTGGCCCTGGAGGCGATCTCCACGGGCAGCGGCTCGGTCAGCGTCGTGAGCGTGGTGGTGATGACGTCGTCGTCGAGCTCCAGGTGCTCGAACGCGTGCTGGAGGCCGCGCCGGGCGGTGACGGCCTGGGGGCCGGCTCCGAGGTGGGCGAGGGAGAGTGCGAGGGCGGCGATCTCGGCGGTCGTCAGCGGGCGAGTATCGTGCTTCACGACTGTCGTCATACCCCAACAATAGGGATGACCACCGACATTTTTCGAAAGTCTGTGCGGCAGGCGAGAACCCTGTCACCTGCCGCACAGGCCGTGCTTACTTACTTCGACAGCTGCGACAGGTCGCGGGAGGCGCCCGTCGAGGCGGACGTCGTCATCGCCGCGTACGCCTGCAGCGCCACGCTCACCGGCCGGTTGCGGTCCCGCGGCCGGTATCCGCCCAGGTCGGCCAGCAACCGCTCGCGCCGGGCCGCCAGCTCGGCCTCCGGGACGCGCAGCTCCATCGCCCGGTTGGGGATGTCGATGTCGATGATGTCGCCATCCTCGACCAGCGCGATCGCGCCGCCCTCGGCCGCCTCGGGTGAGGCGTGACCGATCGACAGCCCCGACGTGCCGCCGGAGAAGCGGCCGTCGGTGATCAGCGCGCAGACCTTGCCCAGGCCCTTGCCCTTCAGGAACGAGGTTGGGTAGAGCATCTCCTGCATGCCGGGCCCGCCCTTGGGGCCCTCGTAGCGGATGACCACCACGTCGCCCGCCTTGACCCGGCCGCCCAGGATGCCCTCGACCGCCTGCTCCTGCGACTCGAACACCACGGCCGGCCCGCTGAACGTCCAGATCGACTCGTCGACGCCGGCCGTCTTCACCACCGCGCCGTCCCGCGAGATGTTGCCGTAGAGCACGGCCAGCCCGCCATCCGCGGTGTAGGCGTGCTCGAGGTCGCGGATGCAGCCTGCCGCCCGGTCGAGGTCGAGGTCGTCCCAGCGGTTGTCCTGCGAGTATGCCTTGACGGTGCGCACGTTGCCGGGCGCCGCGTGCCACAGCTCCACGGCCTCGGGCTTCGCCGACGGCGACTTCACGTCCCAGGCGGCCAGCATGTCGGCGAGCGTGCCGCCGTTCACGGTGGGCACGTCGCGGTGCAGCAGGCCGGCCCGGTCGAGCTCGCCCAGGATGGCCGGGATGCCGCCGGCGCGGTGGACGTCCTCGACGTGGTATTTGTTCGTGGCCGGGGCGACCTTGCACAGGCAGGGCACGCGCAGCGAGATCTCGTTGATCTCCTTGAGCCCGAAGTCCACCTGCGCCTCGCGGGCCGCGGCCAGGATGTGCAGGATCGTGTTGGTCGAGCCGCCCATGGCGACGTCGAGGGTCATGGCGTTCTCGAACGCCTCGCGGGTGGCGATCGAGCGCGGCAGCACCGACTCGTCGCCGTCCTCGTAGTAGCGGCGGGTGATCTCCACGAGCTGCCGGCCGGCGTCCTCGAAGAGCGTCTTGCGCGCCTTGTGCGTCGCCAGGATCGTGCCGTTGCCGGGCAGCGCCAGCCCGATGGCCTCGGCCAGGCAGTTCATGGAGTTGGCGGTGAACATGCCGGAGCAGGACCCGCACGTGGGGCAGGCACTCTCCTCCATCTCCAGCAGCTCGGCGTCGGAGACGGAGTCGTCGGCGGCGGCGATCATCGGGTCGATCAGGTCGAGCTTCTTGCCCGGGGTCTTGCCGGCCTCCATGGGGCCGCCGGAGACGAAGATCGTCGGAATGTTCAGCCTGAACGCCGCCAGCAGCATGCCCGGCGTGATCTTGTCGCAGTTGGAGACGCAGATCAACGCGTCCGCGCAGTGCGCCTCGACCATGTATTCCACGGCGTCGGCGATCAGCTCGCGCGACGGCAGCGAGTAGAGCATGCCGCCGTGGCCCATCGCGATGCCATCGTCCACGGCGATCGTGTTGAACTCGCGCGGGATCGCTCCCGCCTCCCTGATGGCCACCGAGACGACGTCGCCGACTTCCCTGAGATGCACGTGACCCGGCACGAACTGGGTGAAGCTGTTGGCCACCGCGATAATGGGCTTGCCGAAGTCGCTCCCGGCTACGCCGGTCGCCCGGAGCAGGGCCCGGGCACCGGCCATGTTCCTGCCGTGGGTGACTGTACGTGACCTGAGGGCGGGCATTGGGCTTCTCCCATCGCTAGCAAGTCTTCACATGTTACGACCACCGCCCGGCAACTGAGACAACCGTCCACGCATCGGACGGCCGGTTACCGGATCGTGGCGCAACCGAAGCCAGGCCAACATGACGCCGCGCACGGTGGGAGCGCCGGACGCGTCGTGGGGAGTGGGTCAGTCCTCACCGTAGCGGGCGGGAAGCTCCCTGGCGGCGATGTCGTAGATCCGGTCGATCTCCATGGTGGTCAGCGCCCGCTCCCGCTTGGTGATCCATTTGCGGGCACGGTCACCCTGGTAGACGTCCACGCCGCGGATCGTCATGATCTTCCAGGGCACGGCAGGGCCGTAGATGGCGAGCGAGGGCACGACCGACACCTCGCGGCCGAACGACCTGCTGATCAGCTCGCCTGCCTGCGACGCCTCCCACTTGGCCTCGTTGAGCCTGGCCTTCTGGTCGAAGGGGCCGTGGAAGAGCTTCTTGCCCATCTGCACGCGTACGGGAAGGCGTTTGTCCCACTTCTCGGAGTCGACCGCGTACACGCCTGTGGGGCCCACCACGAGGTGGTCGATCTGGGCCTCGCTGTTCGGGATCGCCCGGGCGTGCAGCGTGCGGTAACCCAGGCGCTCCAGCTTGCGCAGCTGTGCCTCGGTGCGTCGCTCCGCCACGGACGCGCGCCGCCAGGCGGGCACGGAGGAGTTGGAACGCGCGCGGTAAACCGCCTCCAGGATCGCCGCGACCACGCCCGCGGTCACGCCGACCCGCCAGTCCCCCACGAGGAAGCCCACGACCAAGGCCACGCCGACGGCCGCCAGCAGGCGGTTGCGCAGGCGGCGGAAACGCGGTTGCTGCAGCAGGCTACGCACGGACGCGCGCTCGACGGGCGCGTAGGTGGAGGTGGGCGCCGATGGCTTTGCGGCGGCGGTCTGCTCGCTTTCTGGCCGGTCGCTCACCCAGATAGGTGACGCGTTGTGACCGTCTTCTCGCTGTTTGTCGGAGTCCACGTCACTCACCGTAGCCCGCACATCTGACTGATTCCTAGTGTTGCCCTGTCCATAGTTTTATGGCCCAGCTCTTCGTGTTCTACGCCCGGTTTCCGGGTATTACTAACGTTCTTCTCTAGAGAGGCTTACGGGTCGTACAAGATCCTAACCCTTCGCCCGTATGGGGTCTGGCCGGACTCGCTCACGAGGTTTACGTTCATGGTGTGGACGGCGCAGCAGAGATCCTGCTCTTTCTCTTCGGGGTTTCCATGGGGCTGTTCGTGCTGATCAGCCTGCTGGTCATGGTGCCTGGACGCAGCGTGCAGCGGAGGGTGGAGTCCGGCCCCGTGTGGCTGGGCGGCCCGTCGGGCAGCGAACGCGGCGTGAGCACCTCGGGCCTGGTGCTGGCCGACCGGGTGGCGCACTGGGCCACCGTTCCCGAGGCCGACTGGGTGGCCGCGGCCGAGACGGCGGAGCCGGGCCGGCACGTCGGCGGCGCGTCCGCCGGATGGTGAGGCTGACGATGCGAGGACTGACCACCGCTCAGGCGGACGACATCAGGAAGGCCCTGCGGGCTGCCGAGCAGCGCAGCGGGCTCCGGTTCGGGCTGTTCCTCGGGGAGCCGGTCGGCGGGCGGCGGCACTTCGCCGAGCGCCTGCACGCCGCCCTCGGCGAGGAAGCGGACGACGCCGTGGTGATCCTGGTGGACGTCAAGGGGCGAGGGCTGGAGATCGTGACGGGAGAGCGCGCCAGGCGGCGGCTGAGCGACAACGCCTGCCGCCTCACCGCCATGTCCATGGCCACCGCGTTCAGCGTCGGCGACGTGATCGGTGGCATCTTGTACGGCATCGCGTCGCTCGGCGAAGCATCGACCTCTCGCCGTCCCTAACCCCAAACAACCATCCTTTACGGTCGCCCAGCGTCACCGCGCCTTGAGGACAACCATCCTTTACGGTCGCCCAGCGTCACCGCGCGCCTTGAGAACAACCGTCCTTTACGGTCGCCCAGCGTCACCGCACGCGCCGTAGTTCCTGCCGTCTGTCATGGCCGGTCGTGAAGGCTCACGGGTTGCTCGCCGTGACGGAGCGTCTAGTTGACCGGCTCCGTGGTTCAGAGCCGCTCCAGCAGCGTGACGATGTGGTCGCTCACGCCGTTCAGCAGTGTGGCCGGCTGGATTTCGGCGGCGGCGATCGAGGAGAAGAGGGACGGCAGGCCTGGCAGGGGGAAGCCGTCGTCCTTCATGGCGGCACCGCCTATCGGGTTCTTGTCCAGGGCGGTGCGGCTGCGGTCCCAGGCGTCGAGGACCTCTTCGGGTGAGGGGACGCCGAAGCCGTGGCCTACCGGTGCCGCGTGGCGCAGCCTTACCAGCGGGGTGTCGGCGAAGGACAGGGCCGTGCGGGCGCGTAGTTGCAGGTCGGCGTAGGGTTCCGGGGCGATCCAGTCCATGGCCGTGCAGGGGTTGCGGCAGGCGGCGACGCATACGGCGAGTGCTCCGGCCACCTGGCTGTGCTGGCGGTCGAAATACGCGCGCCAGCCCTCGTTCGGCTCCGTGGAGACCCGCAGTGTCCGGTTGGTGGCGGACTGCTCGGACTTGGTGTGGTCGCATTCGCGGTCGCCGATCACGCCGAACCTGCTGCCGGTCGCGCTCAGCCCTTCGGGCCAGCGGGCGGGGTCCCCGGCATGGCCGAGCTGTGGCTCGAACGCCAGCAGCGGCAGGTATTCGCTGGCGATGTGCACGGCGGCGATCATCGGGCTCAGCTCGCGACGGTGCCAGCGTACGGCGATCACCTCGAGCAGCAGCCCATAGGCCGGCCGCAGGGACTCCAGCGCCCCCCGCGGCTGCTCGCGCGGCGTCTGCGGCATGTGGCAGGCCCGCGCCCGCCGCCGCAGCTCGGCGGGCACCACCTTCGCCTCGACCGCGAAGTCCTCCGCGTCGAGCGAGAGCAGCCGTTGCCCGAACTCGCACACCTCGGAGATCTCCGCCGCCGGCGCGAGCGCTCCGAGGTCGGCGAAGGCGTAACGGCGGGCGAGGGCGATCAGGAGGTCACGAGTGGTATCCACGCGACGACTTTCTCACGAGCGAGAAGCGATTACGGACATGGCTCACGTATGCACTGAATGTCGCTCGTCGGCTTGCCCTCGGTGGGCTCGGACGACGGCTCCTCGGGCCCGGGCGTGGTCGGCTCCTGAGACGGCTCCTGCGTGGGCTCGGACGTGGTGGGCTTGGAGGTGGGCGAGCTGGTCGGCTTGGTCGGCGTGACCGTCGCCGAAGGGCTCGGCGCCGGGGTCGTCACCCTGGTCGGCTTGGAGCTCGGGGCGCGCCTGGTCGGCGGTGCGGACTGTTGCCTGGTCGAGGGCGGCGCGGTGGGCGCGGCCGTGACCGAGGTGCCCTGCACGGTCGGCGGCACCTCGTCGAGGACCGTGGGCGTGACCGGGCGCAGCCAGACGGCGCCTGCCACGGCGGCGGTCACGACCACGGCGGCTGCCGCGGTGAGCGCCGCTCTCATGGCACGGCCGCGGCGCGGCGCGGGTGCCGTGCCGGGTGTGGCCAGCGCCCTGCGCGCGGCCTCGGCCATCAGCGCAGCCGAGGGCCAGCGCCGGTCCGGCGCCTTGTCCAGCGCACGCTCGACCACCTGCCGCGGCCCTGGCGGCACCTCGGCGGGCAGGGGCGGCACGGGAGAGTTGAGATGCTTGAAGATGATCTGCACGGGCGTGTCGCCCTGGAACGGCAGGCGACCGGTCAGGCACTCGTAGGCCACCACGCCCAGCGCGTAGACGTCCACCGCCGGCGTCACCTCGCTGGCGGTGGCCATCTCCGGCGCGCAGTAGCCCGCCGAGCACAACATCGTGCCGGTGGCCGTCAGGTGGCCTGCCGAGACCGAGTGGGCGATGCCGAAGTCGGTGAGCGCCACGCCGCCGTCGGGCCTGATCATGAGGTTGGCGGGTTTGACGTCGCGGTGCACGATGCCCTGCGCGTGCGCGGCGGCCAGCGCGTCGCCGACCTCCGCGACCAGGCGCATGGTGGCCTCCACGCCCAGCGGGCCACGCCGCAGCACGCGGTCGAGCGACTCGCCCGGCACGTGCTCCATGACCAGGAAGCTCACCTGGCGGCCGTTGACGTCAGCGATGCCGTAGTCGTAGACGTCGACCACGCCGGGGTGGGTCAGCGTGGCCATGGCCCTGGCCTCGTTCTGGAAGCGCTGGGCGAACGTGGGGTTTTCGGTCAGGGCCGGGATGAGCACCTTGACGGCGACGGCGCGCCCGAGAACCGTGTCGTCGGCACGCCACACCTCGCCCATGCCCCCACCGCCGAGGCGGTGGGCCAGCATGTAGCGGTCATTGAGGGTGGTCCCCGCGCCTAGCACGCCATCGAGGCTAACACCGGGCGTTCGCTGACATGGCCAAACTCGGGGGAGCGTAACGGCGATGTCGCCGTAGGTTTCAGAAGGAGCCGGTGGTCGTGCCGCCGTTGCCGGTGGCGGGGGTGGTGAAGGAGGTGTTGGCGCCTGGTTCCCACAGGTCAGCGGTGTCTGGATAGCCGGATTCCTGGCGTTTGACGCACTTCCACTCGACGGCGGTGTTCGGCGGCAGTGTGCCGATGGTGCCGGTCCAGGTCGGATATGCCGTGGGTGACAGCTTGACCGCGCTCGCCACGGACCAGGACCCGAGCTGCGGGGCGCTGCCGACGGCGTAGACCGACTGGCCGGGAGCGGTGGTGCCGTTGTCGCACCTGAACGTCATCGAGGCCGGCGCCTGGCCGAGCGTGAACGCGAACGTCTTGGCCGTGGTGACGCTCGCGCTCGCCGCCTTGGCGACGATGAGGTTGCCGCCCGCGTTGTACCAGCCGGCGGCGGCCGCGTCGAAGGCGGTCTTGGTGGCGTGCTGGGTGAGCGGGGATCCGTTCAGCGTGACGGCCGACGCCTGGGTGCCGGCGACCAGCTCCACCACGGTCGGCCTGCTGGACGGCGCGCCGCTGTAGTCGCCGCTGGAGGCGGCGACGGTGACGGTGGCCGTGGCGCCGCTGAGCTGCTGGCTGATCTGTGTCGTGCGGACGGAGCCGCTCTGGTACGCCGTCGTGGCCCCGTCGTCCTCGTAAAGGGTGAAATCGGTGGACGTGGTGTCCGGGTACACGCGGGCGATCAGCTCGTTCCTGGTCGTGCCGTCGGTCCGCTTGCCCATCGCGTTCATGGTCTTGTCGTCGACGTGCGCCTTCGGGATGATCGCCCCCGCCCGGGCGAAGGCAGGCAGCCGGAACACCCCGTTGACCCACAGCGGGCGGTCGGTGAACCACTGGCCGGAGCTGGTGAGCTTCTCGCCGGTGGCGTAGTCGTACCAGGTGCCGGCGGGCAGGTAGACGTCGCGGTCGCGTTCGCCGGCGCCTGCCACGACGCCGACGAGCAGGTCACGGCCGATGAGCTTCTGGTGGCCCATCTCGCGTACGTTCGGGTCGTTCTGGTGGTAGTGCACCAGCGGCGGCACCACGGGCTCGCCGAAGCGGTGGGCGCGGTGGGCCAGCGAGTAGTAGTAGGGCGCGAGCTCGTACCGCTGGCGTAGGTTGGCCAGGTTGCTGGCCTTGTGGCCGATCTTGTCGGGCGAGGTCTGGGCGCAGTT includes:
- a CDS encoding nuclease-related domain-containing protein, with translation MDSDKQREDGHNASPIWVSDRPESEQTAAAKPSAPTSTYAPVERASVRSLLQQPRFRRLRNRLLAAVGVALVVGFLVGDWRVGVTAGVVAAILEAVYRARSNSSVPAWRRASVAERRTEAQLRKLERLGYRTLHARAIPNSEAQIDHLVVGPTGVYAVDSEKWDKRLPVRVQMGKKLFHGPFDQKARLNEAKWEASQAGELISRSFGREVSVVPSLAIYGPAVPWKIMTIRGVDVYQGDRARKWITKRERALTTMEIDRIYDIAARELPARYGED
- a CDS encoding helix-turn-helix transcriptional regulator — protein: MTTVVKHDTRPLTTAEIAALALSLAHLGAGPQAVTARRGLQHAFEHLELDDDVITTTLTTLTEPLPVEIASRARLMADAITSRLMIRLHYQDASGVVTSRDVEPVTCLVHREYWYLVGVCRMRRAIRAFRFDRIIAVEPTLTPSRPHLADRFLPFQRRRRSRAA
- the ilvD gene encoding dihydroxy-acid dehydratase, with the translated sequence MPALRSRTVTHGRNMAGARALLRATGVAGSDFGKPIIAVANSFTQFVPGHVHLREVGDVVSVAIREAGAIPREFNTIAVDDGIAMGHGGMLYSLPSRELIADAVEYMVEAHCADALICVSNCDKITPGMLLAAFRLNIPTIFVSGGPMEAGKTPGKKLDLIDPMIAAADDSVSDAELLEMEESACPTCGSCSGMFTANSMNCLAEAIGLALPGNGTILATHKARKTLFEDAGRQLVEITRRYYEDGDESVLPRSIATREAFENAMTLDVAMGGSTNTILHILAAAREAQVDFGLKEINEISLRVPCLCKVAPATNKYHVEDVHRAGGIPAILGELDRAGLLHRDVPTVNGGTLADMLAAWDVKSPSAKPEAVELWHAAPGNVRTVKAYSQDNRWDDLDLDRAAGCIRDLEHAYTADGGLAVLYGNISRDGAVVKTAGVDESIWTFSGPAVVFESQEQAVEGILGGRVKAGDVVVIRYEGPKGGPGMQEMLYPTSFLKGKGLGKVCALITDGRFSGGTSGLSIGHASPEAAEGGAIALVEDGDIIDIDIPNRAMELRVPEAELAARRERLLADLGGYRPRDRNRPVSVALQAYAAMTTSASTGASRDLSQLSK
- a CDS encoding TPM domain-containing protein: MRGLTTAQADDIRKALRAAEQRSGLRFGLFLGEPVGGRRHFAERLHAALGEEADDAVVILVDVKGRGLEIVTGERARRRLSDNACRLTAMSMATAFSVGDVIGGILYGIASLGEASTSRRP
- a CDS encoding serine/threonine-protein kinase; protein product: MLGAGTTLNDRYMLAHRLGGGGMGEVWRADDTVLGRAVAVKVLIPALTENPTFAQRFQNEARAMATLTHPGVVDVYDYGIADVNGRQVSFLVMEHVPGESLDRVLRRGPLGVEATMRLVAEVGDALAAAHAQGIVHRDVKPANLMIRPDGGVALTDFGIAHSVSAGHLTATGTMLCSAGYCAPEMATASEVTPAVDVYALGVVAYECLTGRLPFQGDTPVQIIFKHLNSPVPPLPAEVPPGPRQVVERALDKAPDRRWPSAALMAEAARRALATPGTAPAPRRGRAMRAALTAAAAVVVTAAVAGAVWLRPVTPTVLDEVPPTVQGTSVTAAPTAPPSTRQQSAPPTRRAPSSKPTRVTTPAPSPSATVTPTKPTSSPTSKPTTSEPTQEPSQEPTTPGPEEPSSEPTEGKPTSDIQCIREPCP